The following DNA comes from Enterobacter sp. SA187.
ATGAAGCGCGGGATGATTTTGAGGTGTTTGCCGATCTCAGCGAGCGCTGGGAGCAGGGCGGGCGGGCGCGGTTTACCGAAGGCAAAAGCGATCTGCAATGGCTGGAAACCTTCTATGACATCGCCAGCGCGCGCGGCGCCAGTCAGGGCGTGACGTTACCGCCGTTCGCAGAATTCTGGCAGGCCAATCAGCTTATTGAGATGCCGGAAAGCGAGGAGAACGCGAAGTTTGTGCGTTTTGCGGCCTTCCGTGCCGATCCGGCGGCGAACCCGCTGAAAACCGACAGCGGCAAAATTGAAATCTATTCGCAGCGTATCGCGTCATTTAACTATGCCGACTGTCCGGGGCACGCGACCTGGCTGGCGCCTGACGAATGGCACGGCAATGCGGAGCCGCAGCAGTTGCAGGTGCTGTCCGCGCATCCGGCGCACCGTCTGCACAGCCAGTTAAGCTATTCCGCGCTGCGCGAGCAGTACGCGGTGGCGGGGCGTGAACCCATCACGCTGCATCCGCAGGATGCGCAGGCGCGGGGTATTCGTGATGGCGACCTGGTGCGCGTGTGGAACGGTCGTGGGCAGGTGCTGGCGGGCGCAGTGGTGACCGAGGGGATCCGTCCGGGGGTGATCTGCATTCATGAGGGCGGCTGGCCGGATCTGGATCCGGCGGCCGGGGGGATCTGCAAAAACGGTGCGGTTAACGTGCTGACCAAAGATCTCCCCAGCTCGCGGCTGGGCAACGGCTGCGCCGGGAACACGGCGCTGGCATGGGTGGAAAAATACACCGGCCCTGAGCTCAGGCTGACGGCGTTTGAGCCGCCTGCCAGCGCATGATCCACGTCGGGTGGTGAGTCTCCTCCTGCCAGGCGCTGTCTTCGATACGAAAGCCCAGCGCATGGTAGAAATTCACTGCCCGCTCATTCTTCTGATACACCTCAAGACTGAGATCGGCATAGCGCTGTTTGACATGCTCAAGCAGCGCGCGTCCGATCCCCTTGCCGATCGCGTCAGGACGCACAAAGAGCGCACCGACAAAGCGGCTGTCCATCACGCTGACGAATCCCTCAAGGCGACCCTGTTCTTCCCACACCCAGGTTCTGGCGGCGGGTAAATAGGCATCGCGCACCAGGCTTTTACTCTCCTGCCAGTAACGCGCGTCGATAAAAGGATGGGCAAAGGTGGTGCTTTCCAGCCACAGCGCCAGCAGCGCTGACGGGTCATTATCATACCATTCGTGGATCATCGCTGCCTCCGGGATGACAAAAGCACTGGGTAACATGGTCATTCACCAGACCGCAGGCCTGCATAAAGGAGTAACAGATGGTGGTGCCGACAAACTTGAAGCCGCGTTTTTTCAGCGCTTTTGACAGGGCATCCGATTCCGGTGTCGACGTGGGGATCTCCGCAAGGGTGGCGGCCTGGGTCATCCTGACCTGATGATCAACAAAAGACCAGACAAAATCTGCAAAGTCTTCCCCCTGTTGCTGCATCGCCAGATAGGCCCTGGCGTTGCCAATAATCGCCTGAATTTTTCCCCGATGGCGGATAATACCGGCGTCCTGCAACAGCCTTTCTACGTCGTCACCCTGCATCG
Coding sequences within:
- a CDS encoding N-acetyltransferase, giving the protein MIHEWYDNDPSALLALWLESTTFAHPFIDARYWQESKSLVRDAYLPAARTWVWEEQGRLEGFVSVMDSRFVGALFVRPDAIGKGIGRALLEHVKQRYADLSLEVYQKNERAVNFYHALGFRIEDSAWQEETHHPTWIMRWQAAQTPSA
- the tag gene encoding DNA-3-methyladenine glycosylase I; its protein translation is MQRCGWVSQDPLYIDYHDKEWGVAQSSNQKLFEMICLEGQQAGLSWITVLKKRENYRRCFYNFDPVRVAAMQGDDVERLLQDAGIIRHRGKIQAIIGNARAYLAMQQQGEDFADFVWSFVDHQVRMTQAATLAEIPTSTPESDALSKALKKRGFKFVGTTICYSFMQACGLVNDHVTQCFCHPGGSDDPRMV